In Cyanobacteria bacterium QS_8_64_29, a single genomic region encodes these proteins:
- a CDS encoding pantothenate kinase, translated as MWLGLAIGNSRVRWGLFSGEALRASHCSGHFNAPITDHDSLAACLPAAWCEHLPAQPPLYVASVVAHQAPYWQAYPHARAIALAQVPLRGTYPQLGLDRALSLWGAGEVWGWPTLVVDAGTALALTAADGHCRLIGGAVLPGLRAQQRALAQQTDALPETSRLQDLPPRWARDTETAIASGILHTVSAGLQSYLADWWQQSPGATALLTGGDAALLYGALQAQAPTLAERLRCDPHLIFWGMRSVRAHQPGG; from the coding sequence ATGTGGCTCGGTTTGGCGATCGGCAACTCCCGAGTGCGCTGGGGCTTGTTTAGCGGCGAGGCGTTGCGCGCGAGCCACTGCAGCGGGCATTTCAATGCCCCTATCACCGATCACGACTCGCTGGCAGCCTGCTTGCCCGCCGCTTGGTGCGAGCATCTACCGGCCCAGCCGCCGCTCTACGTCGCCTCGGTTGTGGCGCACCAGGCCCCGTACTGGCAGGCGTATCCGCACGCGCGCGCGATTGCACTGGCCCAGGTGCCGCTGCGCGGTACCTACCCGCAACTGGGCCTGGATCGCGCCTTAAGCTTGTGGGGCGCTGGCGAGGTCTGGGGCTGGCCGACGCTGGTTGTTGATGCTGGAACGGCACTCGCCTTAACGGCAGCCGATGGCCACTGCAGGCTCATTGGCGGCGCCGTCCTGCCAGGACTGCGCGCGCAGCAGCGCGCCCTGGCCCAGCAAACCGACGCCTTACCTGAAACCTCACGCCTGCAGGACCTGCCGCCGCGCTGGGCGCGCGACACCGAAACGGCGATCGCCAGCGGCATCCTCCATACCGTCTCGGCCGGACTGCAATCCTATCTGGCCGATTGGTGGCAGCAGTCCCCAGGCGCGACAGCGCTTTTGACCGGCGGCGATGCTGCGCTGCTGTACGGTGCGCTGCAAGCGCAGGCCCCAACCCTGGCAGAGCGTCTACGCTGCGATCCCCACCTCATCTTTTGGGGCATGCGCTCGGTCCGCGCCCACCAGCCCGGCGGCTAG